The proteins below come from a single Mycobacterium parmense genomic window:
- a CDS encoding DUF4232 domain-containing protein: MSALPAWALPADGTDGPTPCWSDQIAVSASPAQAAMGHRGLTLLFTLAGGAEPCSLTGYPGVDARAGGPPAHARPTPRGYLGGLPAGVDVPPIVTLSLSTSAQAVVEGTAATDGGPCPTYAELLVNPPDTMAVFTVPVAIDACELEVHPVTAG; the protein is encoded by the coding sequence ATGTCGGCGCTACCCGCATGGGCCCTGCCGGCCGACGGCACCGACGGGCCGACACCATGCTGGTCGGACCAGATCGCGGTGAGTGCCTCGCCGGCGCAGGCCGCGATGGGCCATCGCGGGCTGACCCTGTTGTTCACGCTCGCGGGCGGCGCCGAGCCCTGTTCGCTGACCGGCTATCCCGGCGTCGACGCGCGCGCGGGTGGCCCGCCGGCGCATGCCCGGCCGACGCCGCGCGGCTACCTCGGAGGTCTGCCCGCCGGCGTCGATGTGCCACCCATCGTCACGCTGTCGCTCTCGACGAGCGCGCAGGCCGTGGTCGAGGGCACCGCCGCCACCGACGGCGGTCCGTGTCCCACCTACGCCGAGTTGCTCGTCAATCCTCCCGACACCATGGCCGTGTTCACCGTGCCGGTCGCCATCGACGCGTGCGAGCTGGAGGTGCACCCGGTCACCGCCGGCTGA
- the acs gene encoding acetate--CoA ligase, whose amino-acid sequence MTATDTEGPSAYPPSATFREQANAGEELYRAADEDRLAFWAEQARRLSWSRPFTEVLDWSNAPFAKWFADGKLNVAYNCVDRHVEAGLSDRVAIHWEGEPAGDSRSLTYAELKAEVCKAANALTGLGLVAGDRVAIYLPLIPEAVVAMLACARLGIMHSVVFAGFTAKALRARIADAQAKVLITSDGQYRRGKPAPLKDAADEAVSAGEDGPSPVERVLVVRRTGIDVSWNDDRDLWWHDVVDTASPEHTPEPFDAEQPLFLLYTSGTTGKPKGIVHTSGGYLTQASYTHYYIFDIKADTDVFWCTADIGWVTGHTYGVYGPLSNGVTEVLYEGTPDTPTQHRHFEIIEKYGVTIYYTAPTLIRTFMKWGRDIPDAHDLSSLRLLGSVGEPINPEAWRWYRKVIGADRVPIVDTWWQTETGAAMISPLPGVAAAKPGSAMTPLPGISATIVDDHGELLPHGNNRGEHVTGYLVLDQPWPSMLRGIWGDPERYVETYWSRFAEQGWYFAGDSAWYDADGAIWVVGRIDDVMNVSGHRLSTAEVESALVGHTAVAEAAVVGVTDETTGQAICAFVVLCADFAVHDGIVDELRVEVSREISPIAKPREVHVVPELPKTRSGKIMRRLLRDIAENRELGDTSTLLDPSVFDAIQTSK is encoded by the coding sequence GTGACCGCCACCGATACCGAAGGCCCGTCGGCGTACCCCCCGTCGGCGACGTTCCGCGAGCAGGCTAACGCCGGCGAGGAACTCTACCGCGCGGCCGACGAGGACCGGCTCGCATTCTGGGCCGAGCAGGCCCGGCGGCTGTCCTGGTCGAGGCCGTTCACCGAGGTGCTGGACTGGTCCAACGCGCCGTTCGCCAAGTGGTTCGCCGACGGCAAGCTCAATGTGGCCTATAACTGCGTGGACCGGCATGTGGAGGCCGGGCTCTCGGATCGCGTCGCCATCCACTGGGAGGGGGAGCCCGCCGGGGACAGCCGGAGTCTTACCTACGCCGAGCTGAAGGCCGAGGTGTGCAAGGCGGCCAACGCGCTGACCGGCCTTGGCCTGGTCGCGGGCGACCGCGTCGCCATCTACCTGCCCCTGATCCCCGAGGCGGTGGTCGCGATGCTCGCCTGCGCGCGGCTGGGAATCATGCACAGCGTCGTGTTCGCCGGTTTCACCGCGAAGGCGCTGCGGGCGCGGATCGCCGACGCCCAGGCCAAGGTCCTGATCACCAGCGACGGGCAGTACCGCCGCGGCAAGCCGGCGCCGCTGAAGGACGCGGCCGACGAGGCCGTCTCGGCCGGCGAGGACGGGCCCAGCCCCGTCGAGCGCGTACTGGTGGTGCGGCGCACCGGAATCGACGTGTCCTGGAACGACGATCGCGATCTGTGGTGGCACGATGTCGTCGACACCGCGTCGCCCGAACACACCCCCGAGCCGTTCGACGCCGAACAGCCGCTGTTCCTGCTCTACACCTCGGGCACCACCGGCAAGCCCAAGGGGATCGTGCACACCAGCGGCGGCTACCTGACCCAGGCCTCCTACACGCACTACTACATCTTCGACATCAAGGCCGACACGGACGTGTTCTGGTGCACGGCGGACATCGGCTGGGTCACCGGGCACACCTACGGGGTCTACGGTCCGCTGTCCAACGGCGTCACCGAGGTCCTCTACGAGGGCACGCCCGACACCCCGACCCAGCACCGTCATTTCGAGATCATCGAAAAGTACGGTGTGACAATCTATTACACCGCGCCGACGCTGATCCGCACGTTCATGAAGTGGGGGCGCGACATTCCCGACGCGCACGACCTGTCCAGCCTGCGGCTGCTGGGCTCGGTCGGCGAGCCGATCAACCCCGAGGCGTGGCGCTGGTACCGCAAGGTGATCGGCGCCGATCGCGTCCCGATCGTCGACACCTGGTGGCAGACCGAAACGGGCGCCGCGATGATCTCGCCACTGCCGGGGGTGGCCGCGGCCAAACCGGGCTCGGCGATGACGCCGTTGCCCGGCATCTCCGCCACGATCGTCGACGACCACGGCGAGCTGCTTCCGCACGGCAACAATCGGGGCGAGCACGTCACCGGCTACCTGGTGCTCGACCAGCCGTGGCCGTCGATGCTGCGTGGCATCTGGGGTGACCCCGAGCGCTACGTCGAGACCTACTGGTCGCGGTTCGCCGAGCAGGGCTGGTACTTCGCGGGCGACAGCGCCTGGTACGACGCCGACGGCGCCATCTGGGTGGTGGGCCGCATCGACGACGTGATGAACGTGTCGGGGCACCGGCTCTCGACCGCCGAGGTGGAGTCGGCGCTCGTGGGCCACACGGCGGTGGCCGAGGCCGCCGTGGTCGGGGTGACCGACGAGACCACCGGGCAGGCCATCTGCGCCTTCGTGGTGTTGTGCGCCGACTTCGCGGTGCACGACGGGATCGTCGACGAGTTGCGCGTCGAGGTCTCGCGGGAGATCTCGCCGATCGCCAAGCCGCGCGAGGTCCATGTCGTGCCCGAGCTGCCCAAGACCCGCAGCGGCAAGATCATGCGCAGGCTGCTGCGCGACATCGCCGAGAACCGCGAGCTCGGTGACACGTCGACGCTGCTGGACCCCAGCGTGTTCGACGCGATCCAGACCTCGAAGTAG
- a CDS encoding S1 family peptidase produces MLTAHRCFAATVVAALVALVGAPARAAAADVRIPMGGGAGIVINGDTMCTLTTIGTDSSGALIGFTSAHCGGPGEQVAAEGAENAGPLGTMVAGNDKLDYAVIRFDPAKVTPVANYNGFAINGIGPDPTFGQIACKQGRTTGNSCGVTWGPGQDPGTIVMQVCGQPGDSGAPVTVDGMLVGMIHGAFSDNLPTCVIKYIPLHTPAVVMSFNADLADINAKHRPGAGFTPLPPAA; encoded by the coding sequence TTGCTGACGGCGCACCGTTGCTTTGCGGCCACCGTGGTGGCCGCGCTCGTGGCCCTGGTGGGCGCCCCGGCCCGCGCCGCTGCCGCCGATGTCCGCATCCCGATGGGCGGGGGTGCGGGCATCGTCATCAACGGCGACACGATGTGCACCCTGACCACCATCGGCACCGACTCCTCCGGCGCGCTGATCGGCTTCACCTCCGCGCACTGCGGAGGCCCCGGCGAACAGGTGGCCGCCGAGGGCGCCGAGAACGCCGGCCCGCTGGGCACCATGGTCGCCGGCAACGACAAGCTCGACTACGCGGTGATCAGGTTCGATCCGGCCAAGGTGACGCCGGTGGCCAACTACAACGGCTTCGCGATCAACGGCATCGGGCCGGATCCGACGTTCGGTCAGATCGCCTGCAAGCAGGGCCGCACGACAGGCAATTCGTGCGGTGTCACCTGGGGACCGGGCCAGGACCCGGGCACCATCGTCATGCAGGTGTGCGGTCAGCCCGGTGACTCGGGTGCGCCGGTCACCGTCGACGGCATGCTGGTCGGCATGATCCACGGCGCGTTCAGCGACAACCTGCCGACGTGCGTCATCAAATACATCCCGCTGCACACGCCGGCGGTGGTGATGTCGTTCAACGCCGACCTCGCCGACATCAACGCCAAGCACCGGCCCGGCGCGGGATTCACCCCGCTGCCCCCGGCCGCCTGA